The proteins below come from a single Caenibius sp. WL genomic window:
- a CDS encoding NADP-dependent oxidoreductase: MKAFVLTKYGGPEAAELREMPQPHPGPGEVLVRVHAAGLNPVDFKTRQGMLKAVQRYPLPIVMGNELAGVVEACGEGVTRFAPGDRVFARMTKDSMGAFAEYAAVPDSLPAKMPPSIDFETAAGIPLAGLTALQALRDELHLKAGSRVFIPGGAGGVGTFAIQLAKWLGAEVTTTASPRGKALVERLGADVVIDYTTQHFEDHVRDMDGVFDLLGGETLKKSFDVVKRRGKVVSIAGMPEPQTARKDLGRGAMLAALFWAASFGSRAEARKHDVTYRYLFMHPSGTELGELGQLVEDGKLEPVIDRVFPFAEIRQAFAYLEAGRAKGKAVVRMDDRMSGAISTV, translated from the coding sequence ATGAAAGCATTTGTCCTGACGAAATACGGCGGGCCGGAAGCGGCCGAACTGCGCGAGATGCCGCAACCGCATCCCGGACCGGGAGAGGTCTTGGTACGTGTTCATGCGGCGGGCCTCAATCCCGTGGACTTCAAAACCCGTCAGGGTATGTTGAAGGCCGTACAGCGGTATCCCTTGCCGATTGTCATGGGCAATGAGCTGGCAGGTGTCGTTGAAGCGTGTGGTGAAGGCGTGACCCGCTTTGCGCCGGGAGATCGCGTATTCGCCCGTATGACGAAAGATTCGATGGGAGCTTTCGCCGAATATGCGGCCGTTCCGGACAGTCTTCCGGCAAAGATGCCGCCGTCCATCGATTTCGAGACGGCGGCGGGCATTCCGCTCGCGGGGCTTACGGCACTGCAGGCGCTGCGTGATGAACTGCATTTGAAAGCGGGGAGCCGGGTGTTCATCCCCGGCGGCGCGGGCGGCGTCGGGACGTTTGCCATCCAGCTCGCCAAATGGCTGGGGGCGGAGGTCACGACCACGGCATCGCCGCGCGGCAAGGCGCTTGTCGAGCGGCTGGGGGCCGACGTGGTGATTGACTACACCACGCAGCATTTCGAAGATCATGTCCGCGATATGGACGGCGTTTTCGACCTGCTGGGCGGGGAAACGCTCAAGAAATCGTTCGATGTGGTAAAGCGCCGCGGCAAAGTGGTGTCGATCGCAGGTATGCCTGAACCTCAGACCGCGCGCAAAGATCTGGGCCGGGGCGCGATGCTTGCCGCTCTGTTCTGGGCCGCAAGCTTTGGATCACGTGCGGAAGCGCGAAAGCACGATGTAACCTACCGCTATCTGTTCATGCATCCGAGCGGCACGGAACTGGGGGAACTTGGTCAATTGGTCGAAGATGGAAAGCTTGAGCCAGTAATAGACCGCGTGTTCCCTTTTGCTGAAATCCGGCAGGCATTTGCTTACCTTGAAGCGGGCCGCGCCAAGGGCAAAGCGGTGGTGCGCATGGATGATCGTATGTCAGGCGCCATATCGACGGTTTGA
- a CDS encoding LLM class flavin-dependent oxidoreductase, with product MKIGLCLPYMARDYDRTRILTWAREIDAGPFDTMSCGERITDYTYEMHTLMAAAAAVTERVRLNPALYVLPMRSAVLTAKEIATLDVVAGGRVSVTVGVGGRPLDYRALGAPFERRHQTLDEQVAVMKQVWRGEPLFEGSGDIGPRPPQGGDLPIFAGAMGPKAITRAARWAHGIYAPSMPGDREGHQRVFDLARSAWMEAGRSDRPYLIGGFWYSLAPDAKRELHDYAYNYMRYAGEDLAHGMASAMTRHTPQAIIEAIENVRASGADECILVPATAHYDEIEKLVRILADLKL from the coding sequence ATGAAAATCGGTTTGTGCCTGCCTTACATGGCGCGGGATTATGATCGGACGCGCATTCTGACCTGGGCGCGGGAAATCGATGCCGGACCGTTCGACACAATGTCATGCGGTGAACGGATCACCGATTATACGTATGAAATGCACACATTGATGGCCGCCGCCGCGGCCGTGACTGAACGCGTGCGGCTCAATCCAGCCCTCTACGTCCTGCCGATGCGTTCCGCTGTGCTGACGGCGAAGGAAATCGCGACGCTGGACGTCGTTGCCGGTGGACGCGTGTCCGTTACGGTGGGGGTGGGCGGCCGCCCGCTTGACTATCGGGCCTTGGGCGCGCCGTTCGAACGGCGGCATCAGACGCTCGATGAACAGGTTGCCGTGATGAAGCAGGTCTGGCGCGGCGAGCCTCTCTTCGAAGGATCGGGTGATATTGGCCCGCGCCCGCCACAAGGCGGTGATTTGCCGATCTTCGCAGGCGCCATGGGGCCAAAAGCGATCACACGCGCGGCGCGTTGGGCCCATGGAATCTACGCCCCTTCAATGCCGGGAGACCGTGAAGGGCATCAACGCGTCTTCGATCTGGCGCGGAGCGCCTGGATGGAAGCGGGACGTTCGGATCGGCCTTATTTGATTGGCGGGTTCTGGTATTCACTTGCCCCTGATGCAAAGCGTGAACTGCATGATTATGCCTACAACTACATGCGTTATGCCGGAGAGGATCTGGCGCATGGCATGGCTTCCGCAATGACCCGGCATACTCCTCAGGCTATTATCGAAGCGATCGAGAATGTCCGGGCGTCGGGGGCGGATGAATGCATTCTCGTCCCGGCGACCGCCCACTATGATGAGATCGAAAAGCTGGTGCGAATCCTTGCCGACCTGAAGCTCTGA
- a CDS encoding FAD-binding protein, with product MAASVVPTCESDVADAVADALRGSVKLAITGGGSKAGFGRTVDARALPMAGLAGIVDYDPAELVLTVKPGTLLAEVEALVAASGQMLAFEPFDHGPIYGASSGQATIGGVMAAGVSGSQRISASAARDHLLGFRAVSGRGEIFAAGAKVVKNVTGYDLPKLAVGSWGRLFAMTELTIKVLPRPRESATRMLIGLDEERAVAAMARAMGSQAEVAAAAYIPASLHNGESATLLRIQGFGPSVAARCAMLGPLLADFGTVRIPDAGAADARWTDLHTLASLGTEGMLWRIHVPPSRACEVLTPPRREQSRFLLDWAGGLIWLVSDEEPAALRTAVAEAGGHAVLVRGSEEHRAIVPAFHPPAPGVAALEERVRRAFDPVGLFETGRF from the coding sequence ATGGCAGCCAGCGTAGTCCCCACATGTGAAAGCGATGTCGCCGATGCGGTTGCCGATGCTCTGCGCGGCAGCGTGAAACTGGCCATTACGGGCGGTGGCAGCAAGGCCGGATTCGGCCGCACGGTGGATGCCCGCGCATTGCCCATGGCGGGATTGGCCGGGATCGTCGATTACGATCCGGCGGAACTGGTTCTGACGGTAAAACCCGGAACGCTGCTGGCTGAGGTTGAGGCACTGGTCGCAGCATCGGGACAAATGCTGGCGTTCGAGCCGTTCGATCACGGACCCATCTACGGTGCATCGTCGGGGCAGGCGACAATCGGCGGAGTGATGGCGGCGGGCGTTTCAGGTTCGCAGCGCATTTCCGCATCGGCGGCGCGCGATCATCTGCTGGGCTTTCGAGCCGTGTCCGGGCGGGGCGAGATTTTCGCGGCCGGAGCGAAAGTCGTGAAGAATGTGACGGGCTACGATCTGCCCAAGCTCGCCGTGGGAAGCTGGGGCCGTCTGTTCGCGATGACTGAACTGACGATCAAAGTCCTGCCGCGCCCACGCGAAAGCGCGACACGGATGCTGATCGGACTGGACGAGGAGCGTGCAGTTGCCGCCATGGCGCGGGCCATGGGATCACAGGCCGAAGTGGCCGCTGCCGCCTATATTCCGGCTTCCCTGCACAACGGTGAAAGTGCGACACTGTTGCGGATACAGGGGTTCGGCCCGTCCGTCGCCGCACGCTGCGCGATGTTGGGGCCGTTGCTGGCCGATTTCGGAACAGTGCGAATTCCTGATGCAGGCGCAGCGGACGCCCGCTGGACCGATCTGCATACGCTGGCCTCCTTGGGGACAGAAGGAATGCTCTGGCGCATCCATGTTCCACCCAGCCGCGCGTGCGAAGTGTTGACGCCGCCGCGCCGGGAGCAGAGCCGATTCCTGCTCGATTGGGCTGGAGGGTTGATCTGGCTGGTATCGGATGAAGAGCCTGCGGCCCTTCGTACGGCTGTGGCGGAGGCGGGCGGCCATGCGGTACTCGTACGCGGTAGCGAAGAGCACCGGGCAATCGTTCCTGCCTTTCATCCTCCTGCCCCCGGCGTGGCTGCGTTGGAGGAGCGGGTTCGCCGGGCCTTCGATCCGGTGGGCCTGTTTGAAACGGGGCGCTTCTGA
- the glcF gene encoding glycolate oxidase subunit GlcF — MQTGFPPELLADPAMAASEAVIRKCVHCGFCTATCPTYVLLGDELDSPRGRIYLIKDMLENQRDPTADTVKHIDRCLSCLSCMTTCPSGVNYMHLVDHARAYIEARYRRPWRDRFIRSVLAKVLPYSRRFRLALMLARLARPGASLAERITGMPPISAMLALAPAQLPPKPSATPSAVSAAKGRVALLQGCAEPVLRPEIRDASVRIINRAGYDVVFAKGEGCCGALVHHLGKEEAGLAAARRNIDAWMGEIADGGLDAIVITASGCGTTIKDYGFMLRNDPAYAEKAQRVAALARDISEFLAEAEIPAGDGRNVRVAYHAACSLQHGQKVVDLPKRLLANAGYDVRTPAEAHLCCGSAGTYNILQPELAGQLGARKIANLEKLDADVIATGNIGCATQIGQRAGTPVVHTIELLDWATGGPMPRMLEQHNERKSH, encoded by the coding sequence ATGCAGACTGGTTTTCCACCCGAACTGTTGGCCGATCCGGCCATGGCGGCATCCGAAGCCGTGATCCGCAAATGCGTGCACTGCGGTTTCTGCACGGCGACCTGCCCGACGTATGTCCTGCTGGGCGATGAACTGGATTCGCCGCGCGGCCGTATTTATCTGATCAAGGACATGCTGGAAAACCAGCGCGATCCTACCGCCGATACGGTCAAGCATATCGATCGCTGCCTTTCCTGCCTTTCCTGCATGACCACGTGCCCTTCCGGCGTCAATTACATGCATCTGGTGGACCACGCGCGGGCCTATATCGAGGCGCGCTATCGCCGCCCTTGGCGCGACAGGTTTATTCGCTCGGTGCTGGCAAAGGTTCTGCCTTATTCGCGCCGGTTCCGGCTGGCGTTGATGCTGGCGCGGCTGGCCCGTCCGGGCGCATCGCTGGCTGAACGGATTACGGGCATGCCGCCGATTTCCGCCATGCTGGCGCTTGCGCCGGCGCAACTTCCGCCCAAGCCATCGGCAACGCCATCAGCGGTTTCGGCGGCAAAAGGGCGCGTAGCGCTGCTTCAGGGATGCGCCGAGCCCGTCCTGCGCCCCGAAATCCGCGATGCGAGCGTACGGATTATCAACCGGGCCGGATACGATGTCGTGTTCGCCAAAGGGGAGGGCTGCTGCGGCGCGCTGGTTCACCATCTGGGCAAGGAAGAAGCGGGTCTGGCCGCCGCAAGGCGCAATATTGATGCCTGGATGGGCGAGATCGCTGACGGCGGGTTGGACGCTATTGTAATCACCGCGTCCGGCTGTGGCACGACGATCAAGGACTATGGGTTCATGCTGCGCAACGATCCCGCCTATGCGGAGAAGGCGCAGCGCGTTGCCGCACTGGCCAGGGATATTTCGGAATTTCTGGCCGAAGCGGAGATACCCGCAGGCGATGGGCGGAATGTGCGGGTCGCCTATCACGCGGCCTGTTCGCTGCAGCACGGGCAGAAAGTCGTCGACCTGCCAAAGCGTTTGCTGGCCAATGCCGGATATGACGTGCGCACTCCCGCCGAAGCGCATTTGTGCTGCGGTTCGGCGGGAACGTACAATATCCTCCAACCTGAACTGGCCGGGCAATTGGGCGCGCGCAAGATCGCCAATCTGGAAAAGCTGGACGCGGACGTGATCGCCACCGGCAACATCGGCTGCGCTACACAGATCGGGCAACGGGCGGGAACGCCGGTTGTCCATACCATCGAATTGCTGGACTGGGCCACGGGCGGCCCGATGCCACGCATGCTCGAACAGCATAACGAAAGGAAATCCCATTGA
- a CDS encoding heme-binding protein has translation MTSISLEQANTLIGAAFAKGKELGLKPLTVAVMDAGGHLIAFQRQDGGSTLRPQIACAKAGGALGLGVSSRKIGEMAAERPSFVASLGPIAPHGVVPAAGGVIVVDAGGMPMGAVGITGDTSDNDEACALAGIAAAGLKAQD, from the coding sequence TTGACCTCTATTTCGCTTGAGCAAGCCAACACGCTGATAGGCGCGGCCTTCGCGAAAGGGAAGGAACTCGGTCTCAAGCCACTGACCGTGGCGGTGATGGACGCGGGCGGCCACCTGATCGCGTTCCAGCGGCAGGATGGCGGATCGACCCTGCGCCCGCAGATCGCCTGCGCAAAGGCGGGAGGTGCGCTGGGCCTCGGCGTATCCAGCCGCAAGATCGGCGAAATGGCGGCAGAACGGCCCTCGTTCGTGGCATCGCTGGGACCGATTGCACCGCATGGCGTGGTCCCGGCGGCGGGCGGGGTGATTGTCGTCGACGCTGGCGGCATGCCCATGGGCGCGGTGGGGATCACCGGCGATACGTCCGACAATGACGAAGCATGCGCGCTGGCTGGGATCGCGGCAGCGGGCCTCAAGGCGCAGGATTGA
- a CDS encoding LysR family transcriptional regulator, whose product MKDSDYGLFARIVEAGSLSAAARALQTSPAMASKRLSRLEQRLGVRLIHRTTRKLVLTAPGERFYEDVKRVLGAIDEAEGRLIGIRSEPSGPLRVSAPTSFGRLHIAPSLNLFLERFPLVELELDLTDENVDLYMDRVDLAVRITSDIPGNASAWRLAANHRILCASPDYIARNGAPADFTELQRHRLIAADGQWPWRLENGPLRRVVDGKSHVRTNSSEIVRELAICGVGIALRSLWDIDSALKSGALVPVLSEWQAPPDLAIYALHQKTPIPSAAVMAFIDFLKDILDPPPWDLTI is encoded by the coding sequence TTGAAAGATTCCGATTACGGCTTGTTTGCGCGCATTGTCGAAGCAGGTAGCCTGTCCGCTGCCGCCCGGGCGCTACAGACCTCGCCCGCGATGGCATCCAAGCGGCTATCGCGGCTGGAACAGCGGCTAGGGGTCCGGCTTATTCATCGGACCACCCGCAAGCTCGTGCTGACTGCCCCGGGGGAGCGCTTCTATGAAGATGTGAAGCGAGTTCTCGGAGCCATCGATGAAGCCGAAGGCAGGCTCATCGGCATCCGCAGCGAACCCAGCGGCCCCTTGCGCGTATCGGCCCCCACCTCCTTCGGACGCTTGCATATCGCGCCTTCACTCAACCTGTTTCTTGAACGGTTTCCGTTGGTGGAACTGGAACTCGATCTGACCGATGAAAACGTCGATCTCTATATGGACCGGGTCGATCTCGCGGTTCGCATCACTTCCGACATTCCCGGAAACGCCAGTGCCTGGCGCCTCGCGGCCAACCATCGCATCCTGTGCGCCAGCCCCGATTATATCGCCCGCAATGGCGCACCTGCCGATTTCACCGAACTCCAGCGGCATCGCCTGATCGCGGCTGATGGGCAATGGCCTTGGCGGCTGGAAAATGGCCCCTTGCGGCGCGTTGTCGATGGGAAAAGCCACGTTCGCACGAACTCCAGCGAGATCGTCCGCGAACTGGCGATTTGCGGTGTGGGTATCGCTTTGCGATCACTATGGGATATCGATTCCGCCTTGAAATCCGGTGCGCTGGTTCCTGTCCTTTCCGAATGGCAGGCACCTCCTGATCTCGCCATTTATGCGCTGCATCAGAAGACGCCCATACCTTCGGCTGCGGTCATGGCGTTCATCGATTTTCTGAAAGATATTCTCGACCCACCCCCATGGGATCTGACTATCTGA
- a CDS encoding helix-turn-helix transcriptional regulator: MRELDAFEKMEDVERLLRALKRILRQKGIRQAQIAAELEVSEATVRRYLSGKGMSLQVLGRLCQIADIRIIDLAEMAHNGEDGLIHRLSSAQEHGLAESVMCAFVFYLLRYGWTPDEAAVECGLTEAQLIAHLVKLDRLGLIRLMPNNNVRILTVKYPDWHQGGPVRRTFDRSARKIFQTIDYNGPRAIWEMETLKLSPASIVQLDLLMKDFVGAVRALALDDRRQQRAQTEWHCIITAAHPVNLQQMLDE; the protein is encoded by the coding sequence GTGCGCGAACTCGATGCATTTGAAAAGATGGAAGATGTCGAACGGTTGCTGAGGGCGTTGAAGCGTATCCTCCGGCAGAAAGGCATCCGGCAAGCACAGATTGCCGCGGAACTGGAAGTCAGCGAGGCCACCGTTCGCCGCTATCTTTCGGGCAAGGGCATGTCGTTGCAGGTCCTGGGACGACTATGCCAGATCGCGGACATCCGCATCATCGACCTCGCAGAGATGGCGCACAATGGCGAGGATGGCCTGATCCACCGATTGAGCAGTGCGCAGGAGCATGGTCTTGCGGAAAGCGTGATGTGCGCTTTCGTGTTCTATCTGCTGCGATACGGCTGGACGCCGGACGAGGCAGCGGTGGAATGCGGCCTGACCGAAGCCCAGCTTATTGCACATCTGGTCAAGCTCGATCGTCTGGGTCTCATCCGTCTCATGCCCAACAACAATGTCCGCATCCTGACAGTGAAATACCCCGACTGGCATCAGGGAGGACCGGTGCGCCGGACCTTCGACCGTTCGGCGCGCAAAATCTTCCAGACCATCGATTACAACGGACCGAGAGCGATCTGGGAAATGGAAACGCTCAAGCTGTCGCCCGCTTCCATCGTCCAACTAGACCTACTGATGAAGGATTTTGTCGGGGCCGTCCGTGCGCTGGCGCTCGACGACAGGAGGCAACAGCGTGCGCAGACCGAATGGCATTGTATCATCACGGCGGCCCACCCGGTGAATTTGCAGCAGATGCTAGACGAATAG
- a CDS encoding SDR family oxidoreductase, with protein MGNEFPDGAAMVFGGSGGIGRTVATALARAGTPVALTYRSNEKAANAALEAIEAAGVAGSKHAVDVTDPAEIARAFGEAVDRHGRIHTVVWAAGPLVTQVHLADTDLAEWRRALDVEVSGFFATSQIAIPHFRTHGGGSFVTLGSAGHSRWPHKDGLSVAPKAAIESLVRGIAVEEGSHNIRANSVLVGVIEAGMFKELLEQGVFDEEWIAETRKMLPLVRWGQPEEIAEAVTFFASRRASYVTGQSISVSGGFGL; from the coding sequence ATGGGCAATGAGTTTCCCGACGGCGCCGCAATGGTGTTCGGCGGTAGCGGCGGCATTGGCCGGACGGTGGCCACCGCATTGGCACGAGCGGGCACGCCGGTCGCCCTTACGTATCGCAGCAATGAAAAGGCCGCGAATGCGGCACTCGAAGCCATTGAGGCGGCGGGTGTCGCAGGCAGCAAGCATGCCGTTGACGTCACCGACCCTGCAGAGATCGCGCGGGCATTCGGGGAAGCGGTCGATCGGCACGGGCGTATCCACACGGTGGTGTGGGCCGCCGGACCGCTGGTGACCCAGGTCCATCTGGCAGATACCGATCTTGCCGAATGGCGCCGCGCCCTGGATGTGGAAGTGAGCGGATTCTTCGCCACCAGTCAGATCGCCATTCCCCATTTCAGGACCCATGGCGGTGGCTCGTTTGTCACACTGGGATCGGCAGGGCACAGCCGCTGGCCCCACAAGGACGGGCTTTCGGTTGCCCCCAAGGCAGCCATAGAATCCCTCGTGCGGGGCATCGCCGTGGAGGAAGGGTCTCACAACATTCGCGCAAACTCCGTGCTCGTCGGTGTGATCGAAGCGGGAATGTTCAAGGAACTGCTGGAACAGGGCGTCTTCGACGAGGAATGGATTGCCGAGACGCGCAAGATGCTACCGCTAGTCCGCTGGGGACAGCCGGAGGAAATCGCCGAGGCAGTGACCTTTTTCGCATCGCGCCGGGCTTCCTATGTGACCGGGCAATCGATCAGTGTTTCGGGCGGCTTCGGCCTTTGA
- a CDS encoding FAD-linked oxidase C-terminal domain-containing protein, with translation MSLTMPEPDQATLSRRAEIVAALRAIVPGEGVIADEESLRPYESDGLTAYRQPPMVVVLPETTEQVSRILAWCHANKVKVVPRGAGTSLSGGALPLADAVLLGLGKFKRVLEIDYHDRLAIVQPGVTNLAITRAVEERGFYYAPDPSSQIACSIGGNVAENSGGVHCLKYGLTTNNVLGCEIVMMDGEVLRIGGRHLDPGGLDLLGVIVGSEGLLGVVTEVTVRILPKPQTARALLIGFPDVESAGQCVADTIAEGIIPAGMEMMDRPAIHAAEAFVNVGYPLDVEALLIVELDGPEAECSHLLGEVEAVARRNGAVSIRTSRSEEERLAFWAGRKAAFPAVGRLAPDYYCMDGTIPRRRLPEVLEQMAALSEKYGLGVANVFHAGDGNLHPLILYDANKPGELHRAEEFGNDILRLCVAVGGVLTGEHGVGVEKRDLMPVMFSDTDLKQQQRVKCAFDPELLLNPGKVFPQLHRCAELGRMHVHHGQVPFPDLPRF, from the coding sequence ATGTCGCTAACCATGCCGGAACCCGATCAGGCAACGCTGTCCCGCCGTGCTGAAATCGTGGCGGCCTTGCGCGCCATTGTTCCCGGCGAAGGCGTGATCGCGGATGAGGAAAGCCTGCGCCCGTATGAATCCGATGGGCTGACTGCCTATCGCCAGCCGCCGATGGTCGTGGTGTTGCCGGAAACGACGGAGCAGGTGTCGCGTATTCTGGCGTGGTGTCATGCCAACAAGGTGAAAGTCGTTCCACGCGGCGCGGGCACATCTCTGTCGGGCGGGGCGCTGCCGCTGGCCGATGCGGTGCTCCTCGGTCTCGGGAAATTCAAGCGCGTGCTGGAAATCGATTACCATGACCGGCTGGCCATCGTTCAACCGGGCGTGACCAATCTGGCGATTACCCGCGCGGTTGAAGAGCGCGGTTTCTACTATGCGCCTGACCCTTCCAGCCAGATCGCCTGTTCGATCGGCGGCAACGTCGCGGAAAATTCGGGCGGCGTGCATTGTCTGAAATATGGCCTGACCACCAACAATGTCCTTGGTTGCGAAATCGTGATGATGGACGGGGAAGTGCTCCGCATTGGCGGGCGGCACCTCGATCCGGGCGGGCTCGATCTGCTCGGCGTCATCGTGGGATCCGAAGGGTTGCTCGGGGTGGTGACGGAAGTGACGGTCCGGATATTGCCCAAGCCGCAGACCGCGCGGGCCCTGCTGATTGGCTTTCCCGATGTCGAAAGCGCGGGACAATGCGTGGCTGACACGATTGCCGAAGGGATTATCCCGGCCGGCATGGAGATGATGGATCGCCCTGCCATCCATGCCGCTGAAGCTTTCGTGAATGTCGGCTATCCTCTGGACGTGGAGGCCTTGCTGATCGTCGAACTCGATGGACCGGAAGCGGAATGCAGCCATCTTCTCGGCGAAGTGGAAGCAGTTGCCCGCCGCAACGGAGCGGTCAGCATCCGGACCTCGCGCAGCGAGGAGGAACGGCTGGCGTTCTGGGCGGGCCGCAAGGCCGCGTTCCCGGCAGTTGGGCGGCTGGCGCCCGATTATTACTGCATGGATGGCACGATTCCGCGCCGCCGTCTGCCCGAAGTGTTGGAACAGATGGCGGCCCTGTCCGAAAAGTATGGCCTGGGAGTCGCCAACGTCTTTCACGCGGGCGACGGCAATCTCCACCCCTTGATCCTCTACGATGCCAACAAACCGGGCGAACTGCATCGGGCCGAAGAATTCGGCAACGATATCCTGCGCCTGTGCGTGGCAGTGGGTGGCGTATTGACGGGCGAACACGGTGTGGGGGTCGAAAAGCGGGACCTGATGCCGGTGATGTTCAGCGATACCGATCTCAAACAGCAGCAGCGCGTCAAATGCGCGTTCGATCCCGAATTGCTGCTCAACCCCGGTAAGGTCTTCCCGCAGCTCCATCGCTGCGCCGAACTGGGCCGCATGCATGTCCATCATGGACAAGTACCGTTTCCCGATCTCCCACGGTTCTGA